One genomic window of Ziziphus jujuba cultivar Dongzao chromosome 4, ASM3175591v1 includes the following:
- the LOC107416400 gene encoding major latex protein 146, giving the protein MAQIGRVEAQTEVKSSAEKIFGFYKNHMKLLAQMFPQDIKSIEIVGGGDQITTGTVMHWKFDLGVPMVVKSKNEAVDEKNKSMSFDMVEGDMLKTYSSFKSKLEVVENENGGCIVKCTLDFEKADEGAPNPDAYAHFGLKMAKGIDAYLNKK; this is encoded by the exons ATGGCTCAAATTGGCAGGGTTGAGGCTCAAACAGAGGTTAAGTCATCAGCAGAGAAGATCTTTGGCTTCTATAAGAATCACATGAAACTTCTTGCTCAAATGTTTCCTCAGGATATTAAGAGCATCGAAATAGTAGGAGGTGGTGATCAAATCACAACTGGCACTGTCATGCATTGGAAATTTGACCTCG GAGTTCCAATGGTAGTGAAATCAAAAAACGAAGCTGTAGACGAGAAGAATAAATCAATGAGCTTTGATATGGTTGAAGGAGATATGTTGAAGACGTACAGTAGTTTCAAGTCCAAACTTGAGGttgttgaaaatgaaaatggtggTTGCATAGTTAAATGCACTCTAGATTTTGAAAAGGCTGATGAAGGTGCTCCAAACCCAGATGCTTACGCCCATTTTGGACTTAAGATGGCTAAAGGCATCGATGCTTACCTTAACAAAAAATGA
- the LOC125421928 gene encoding MLP-like protein 34 encodes MAQITKVEAQVEIKSSTEKLYGFFKNQMGRLVQMFPQNFKSCEILGGGDAITTGTIMSWKYDLGNGPISVKVKAEAIDEEKSIAFVVFDGDLLKLYNTFNTKIHIFKASNGSAQAKWSIEFDRANQNAPNPNENLDLAIKIFKGVDAYLLQ; translated from the exons ATGGCTCAAATTACCAAGGTTGAGGCTCAAGTAGAGATAAAGTCATCAACAGAAAAGTTGTATGGCTTCTTTAAAAACCAAATGGGACGTTTGGTTCAGATGTTCCCTCAAAACTTCAAGAGTTGTGAAATACTTGGAGGTGGTGATGCAATCACTACTGGCACAATCATGTCCTGGAAATATGACCTtg GAAATGGACCAATTTCAGTAAAAGTAAAAGCTGAAGCCATAGATGAGGAGAAATCGATTGCGTTTGTAGTTTTTGATGGAGATCTTCTGAAGTTGTACAACACTTTCAAcacaaaaattcatattttcaaaGCCAGCAATGGTAGTGCCCAAGCCAAATGGTCCATTGAATTTGACAGGGCAAACCAAAATGCTCCCAATCCAAATGAGAACTTGGATTTGGCAATTAAGATCTTTAAAGGCGTCGATGCTTACCTTTTACAATAA
- the LOC112491359 gene encoding kirola, with product MAAGITKLDAQVGITSSPDKFFGFFKNNMHNLVQMFAQNVKSFQVLGGGPIKTGSVTYWKYNVTGTPETAEVIVQSLDEENKSIDFVVLGGDILDLYNGFKAKLHVIPSGQGGSLVKWNVEFEKRNASDPNPEHHVNFAVRMSKGLDTYLTRA from the exons ATGGCTGCAGGTATAACTAAGCTTGATGCTCAAGTAGGAATAACATCCTCACCAGATAAATTTTTCGGtttttttaagaacaatatGCACAATTTGGTTCAGATGTTCGCTCAAAATGTCAAGAGCTTTCAAGTTCTTGGAGGAGGTCCTATCAAAACTGGTTCTGTCACCTATTGGAAATATAACGTTACCG GGACTCCAGAGACAGCAGAAGTTATAGTTCAGTCTTTAGATGAAGAGAATAAGAGCATTGACTTTGTTGTGCTTGGAGGAGATATTCTTGATCTGTACAACGGTTTCAAGGCTAAGCTTCATGTTATTCCATCTGGTCAAGGTGGTTCTCTTGTAAAATGGAATGTGGAATTTGAGAAACGAAATGCAAGTGATCCAAACCCAGAACATCATGTCAATTTTGCAGTCAGGATGTCTAAAGGCCTTGATACTTATCTTACCAGGGCATGA
- the LOC112491364 gene encoding MLP-like protein 34 isoform X1 has product MAQIAKIEVQAEIKSSTEKLYGFFKNQMGRLVQMFPQNFKSCEILGGGNALTSGTIMSWKYDLGSGPMSVKLKVEDADEENKSISFVVLDGDLLKLYNTFKPKIHIFKDSNGNAQIKWSIEFDKANQNAPSPSSYLDLAIKVSKGLDAYLYNN; this is encoded by the exons ATGGCTCAAATAGCGAAGATTGAGGTTCAAGCAGAGATAAAGTCTTCAACTGAAAAGTTGTATGGCTTCTTTAAAAACCAAATGGGACGTTTGGTTCAGATGTTCCCTCAAAACTTCAAGAGTTGTGAAATACTTGGAGGTGGTAATGCTCTCACTTCTGGCACCATCATGTCTTGGAAATATGACCTTg GCAGTGGACCAATGTCAGTGAAACTAAAAGTTGAAGATGCAGACGAGGAGAATAAATCGATTTCGTTTGTAGTTCTTGATGGAGATCTTCTGAAGTTGTACAACACTTTCAAGccaaaaattcatatttttaaggACAGCAATGGTAATGCCCAAATCAAGTGGTCTATTGAATTTGACAAGGCAAACCAAAATGCTCCCAGTCCAAGTAGCTATTTGGATTTGGCAATTAAGGTCTCTAAAGGCCTCGATGCTTACCTTTACAATAATTGA
- the LOC107416384 gene encoding uncharacterized protein LOC107416384, producing MDGKKFYIDVLEMKPEATISIIEIDFASPLDYKQPEDPAVKNIEKASMKVGKKERKVVLRIFRAFMGLAKRLDGFPVLTSVSATEECKQSVGRKRKVVLGSSNVGKPSEVELKKEDKKGRIMEKKKEEKDFQAFTEKKL from the coding sequence ATGGATGGCAAGAAGTTTTACATTGATGTTTTGGAGATGAAGCCGGAGGCGACAATTAGTATTATTGAGATTGATTTTGCTTCTCCTTTGGACTATAAACAGCCTGAAGATCCAGCTGTTAAGAATATTGAAAAAGCCTCCATGAAAGTTGgaaagaaggaaaggaaggTTGTGCTAAGAATATTCAGAGCATTCATGGGTTTAGCAAAGCGCTTAGATGGGTTCCCTGTTTTAACCTCTGTTTCTGCCACTGAAGAATGTAAACAGAGTGTTGGTCGGAAAAGGAAGGTTGTGCTTGGCTCCTCCAATGTCGGAAAACCGTCGGAAGTTGAATTGAAGAAAGAGgataagaaaggaagaataatggagaagaaaaaggaagaaaaggatTTTCAGGCATTCACTGAGAAAAAGTTATAG
- the LOC112491364 gene encoding MLP-like protein 31 isoform X2 yields MAQIAKIEVQAEIKSSTEKLYGFFKNQMGRLVQMFPQNFKSCEILGGGSGPMSVKLKVEDADEENKSISFVVLDGDLLKLYNTFKPKIHIFKDSNGNAQIKWSIEFDKANQNAPSPSSYLDLAIKVSKGLDAYLYNN; encoded by the exons ATGGCTCAAATAGCGAAGATTGAGGTTCAAGCAGAGATAAAGTCTTCAACTGAAAAGTTGTATGGCTTCTTTAAAAACCAAATGGGACGTTTGGTTCAGATGTTCCCTCAAAACTTCAAGAGTTGTGAAATACTTGGAGGTG GCAGTGGACCAATGTCAGTGAAACTAAAAGTTGAAGATGCAGACGAGGAGAATAAATCGATTTCGTTTGTAGTTCTTGATGGAGATCTTCTGAAGTTGTACAACACTTTCAAGccaaaaattcatatttttaaggACAGCAATGGTAATGCCCAAATCAAGTGGTCTATTGAATTTGACAAGGCAAACCAAAATGCTCCCAGTCCAAGTAGCTATTTGGATTTGGCAATTAAGGTCTCTAAAGGCCTCGATGCTTACCTTTACAATAATTGA